A genomic window from Nomascus leucogenys isolate Asia chromosome 10, Asia_NLE_v1, whole genome shotgun sequence includes:
- the LOC100581725 gene encoding choriogonadotropin subunit beta 3-like — MLLLLSMGGTWASSEPLRPRCHPVNATLPIEKEGCSVCVTVNTTICAGYCATKTRVLQSVMPPLPQAVCNYRDVRFESIRLSGCRRGVNPVVSYAVALSCQCGLCRRSTTDCGGPKDHPWTCDDPRFQDSSSSKAPPPSLPSPSRLPEPADARIRP, encoded by the exons ATGTTGCTGCTGCTGAGCATGGGCGGGACATGGGCATCCAGTGAGCCGCTTCGGCCACGGTGCCACCCCGTCAATGCCACCCTGCCGATCGAGAAGGAAGGCTGCTCCGTGTGCGTCACCGTCAACACCACCATCTGTGCCGGCTACTGTGCCACCAAG ACGAGGGTGCTGCAGTCCGTCATGCCGCCCCTGCCTCAGGCGGTGTGCAACTACCGCGATGTGCGCTTCGAGTCCATCCGGCTCTCTGGCTGCCGGCGCGGCGTGAACCCCGTGGTCTCCTACGCCGTGGCTCTCAGCTGTCAATGTGGACTCTGCCGCCGCAGCACCACTGACTGCGGGGGTCCCAAGGACCACCCCTGGACCTGTGACGACCCCCGCTTCCAGGACTCCTCTTCCTCAAAGGCCCCTCCCCCCAGCCTTCCGAGTCCATCCCGACTTCCGGAGCCCGCAGACGCCCGGATCCGCCCATAA